A genome region from Camelina sativa cultivar DH55 chromosome 10, Cs, whole genome shotgun sequence includes the following:
- the LOC104719193 gene encoding zinc finger BED domain-containing protein DAYSLEEPER-like: MGDTLNLEDDYMSGDDYMLEHDMNPDEEEHVGEERVEADSVASTADKRTGKSTGKRKRSRCWKNFEIVGDKLDDGRNNLRCTRCEHTYCLDLRRSGTNTLLRHMESCSKTPGSTPSCGNRKLDMMVFREMIGLAIIEHDLPYSFVEYKRIREAFQYANSNIEFWSRNTAAADCLKIYEKEKLKLRKMLDEVPGRFCLTTDLWRAITIEGYMCLTAHYIDSG; the protein is encoded by the coding sequence ATGGGTGATACACTAAACCTTGAAGATGATTATATGAGTGGAGATGATTATATGCTTGAGCATGATATGAATCCGGATGAAGAAGAACATGTAGGAGAGGAACGTGTAGAAGCAGATTCAGTAGCTAGTACGGCTGATAAGAGGACAGGCAAGTCTACAGGTAAACGTAAAAGGTCAAGGTGTtggaaaaattttgaaattgttggAGATAAGTTGGATGATGGTAGGAATAATCTTAGATGCACCCGTTGTGAGCATACTTATTGCCTTGATCTTCGTAGAAGTGGCACCAATACTCTCTTGCGTCACATGGAATCATGCTCAAAGACTCCAGGAAGCACTCCTTCATGTGGAAACAGAAAGTTAGATATGATGGTGTTTAGGGAGATGATAGGATTGGCAATCATAGAACATGATTTGCCTTACTCTTTCGTTGAGTACAAAAGAATTAGAGAGGCTTTTCAGTATGCAAATTCCAACATCGAGTTTTGGTCAAGAAATACTGCGGCTGCTGATTGCTTAAAGATCTACGAGAAAGAgaaactgaagcttagaaagatgttggatgaagttccgGGTAGGTTTTGTTTAACAACAGATTTGTGGAGGGCAATCACAATAGAGGGGTACATGTGTTTGACTGCACACTATATCGATAGTGGATAG
- the LOC109126967 gene encoding uncharacterized protein LOC109126967, producing MSLSKLFFACFGRKSDSRIDTTDINLEVMSLKKPKRKTESPRTPTIVVSFFPVGSNLSRL from the coding sequence ATGTCACTCTCCAAACTCTTCTTTGCTTGCTTTGGTCGAAAATCTGATTCACGGATCGACACAACCGACATTAACTTGGAGGTCATGTCTTTGAAGAAACCGAAAAGAAAAACCGAGTCTCCCAGAACTCCCACCATCGTTGTCTCGTTTTTTCCAGTAGGCTCCAACCTTTCCCGTCTGTAG
- the LOC104719194 gene encoding uncharacterized protein LOC104719194, with the protein MSLFTLFFACFVPNSSSRVYTTDNTNLEVLSTLKRRKSKSESLRTPSPIIIVSYFPASSTLSRL; encoded by the coding sequence ATGTCTCTCTTTACGCTCTTCTTCGCTTGCTTTGTTCCGAACTCAAGTTCACGGGTTTACACAACCGACAACACTAACTTGGAAGTCTTGTCGACTTTAAAAAGACGGAAAAGCAAATCCGAGTCCCTAAGAACTCCGTCTCCCATAATCATCGTCTCTTATTTTCCAGCAAGCTCCACCCTTTCCCGTCTTTAA